In Grus americana isolate bGruAme1 chromosome 28, bGruAme1.mat, whole genome shotgun sequence, a single window of DNA contains:
- the ATCAY gene encoding caytaxin isoform X3 gives MGTTEATLRMENVDVKEEWQDEDFPRPLPEETGMESLGSPTEDENTSSPPNTLNFNGAHRKRKTLVAPEINISLDQSEGSILSDDFLDTPDDLDINVDDIETPDETDSLEFLGNGNELEWEDDTPVATAKNMPGDSADLFGDGGTEDGSATNGRLWRTVIIGEQEHRIDLQMIKPYMRVVTHGGYYGEGLNAIIVFAACYLPDSNLADYHYIMENLFLYVISSLELLVAEDYMIVYLNGATPRRRMPGLGWLKKCYQMIDRRLRKNLKALIIVHPSWFIRTVLAISRPFISVKFINKIQYVHSLEELEQLIPMEHVQIPDCVLQYEEERIKARKERAEEKQDMAEKERPVPPAEDQETSMS, from the exons ATGGGAACCACAGAAGCCACTTTGCGGATGGAAAATGTGGATGTGAAGGAGGAGTGGCAAGACGAGGACTTCCCCAG ACCTCTCCCAGAAGAGACGGGGATGGAGTCACTGGGCAGCCCTACAGAAGACGAGAATACGTCCT CTCCCCCAAATACGTTAAACTTTAATGGGGCGCATCGTAAGCGGAAGACACTTGTTGCACCTGAAATCAACATTTCCCTGGACCAGAGTGAAGGCTCCATTCTCTCCGATGACTTCCTGGACACACCAGATGACCTGGACATTAACGTGGACGATATTGAAACTCCTGACGAGACAGATTCCCTCGAATTCCTGGGGAATGGGAATGAGCTGGAATGGGAAG ATGACACTCCTGTAGCCACAGCCAAGAACATGCCTGGGGACAGTGCAGACCTGTTCGGGGATGGCGGGACAGAAGATGGGAGTGCTACTAACGGACGGCTCTGGAGGACTGTCATCATCGGAGAGCAGGAGCACCGCATCGACCTCCAGATGATCAAACCCTACATGAGAGTGGTGACACACGGAG GATACTATGGAGAAGGTCTCAATGCCATCATTGTCTTCGCTGCCTGCTACCTCCCGGACAGTAACCTGGCTGATTATCACTACATCATGGAGAATCTCTTCTT ATACGTGATCAGTAGTCTGGAGCTGCTGGTGGCTGAGGACTATATGATCGTGTACCTAAATGGAGCAACGCCCCGGAGGAGGATGCCAGGCCTCGGCTGGCTGAAGAAATGCTATCAGATGATAGACAGAAG GCTGCGTAAGAACCTCAAAGCACTGATAATCGTGCATCCTTCATGGTTCATCCGGACAGTGCTGGCTATATCCAGACCCTTCATCAG TGTAAAGTTTATCAATAAGATCCAGTATGTTCACAGCCTGGAGGAACTGGAGCAACTTATCCCAATGGAGCACGTACAGATTCCAGACTGCGTCTTACA ATATGAAGAAGAGAGGATCAAGGCtagaaaagaaag GGCAGAAGAGAAACAAGACATGGCTGAGAAGGAAAG GCCTGTGCCCCCAGCAGAGGATCAAGAAACCAG CATGTCATGA
- the ATCAY gene encoding caytaxin isoform X2: MGTTEATLRMENVDVKEEWQDEDFPRPLPEETGMESLGSPTEDENTSSPPNTLNFNGAHRKRKTLVAPEINISLDQSEGSILSDDFLDTPDDLDINVDDIETPDETDSLEFLGNGNELEWEDDTPVATAKNMPGDSADLFGDGGTEDGSATNGRLWRTVIIGEQEHRIDLQMIKPYMRVVTHGGYYGEGLNAIIVFAACYLPDSNLADYHYIMENLFLYVISSLELLVAEDYMIVYLNGATPRRRMPGLGWLKKCYQMIDRRLRKNLKALIIVHPSWFIRTVLAISRPFISVKFINKIQYVHSLEELEQLIPMEHVQIPDCVLQYEEERIKARKERAEEKQDMAEKESRPVPPAEDQETSMS, from the exons ATGGGAACCACAGAAGCCACTTTGCGGATGGAAAATGTGGATGTGAAGGAGGAGTGGCAAGACGAGGACTTCCCCAG ACCTCTCCCAGAAGAGACGGGGATGGAGTCACTGGGCAGCCCTACAGAAGACGAGAATACGTCCT CTCCCCCAAATACGTTAAACTTTAATGGGGCGCATCGTAAGCGGAAGACACTTGTTGCACCTGAAATCAACATTTCCCTGGACCAGAGTGAAGGCTCCATTCTCTCCGATGACTTCCTGGACACACCAGATGACCTGGACATTAACGTGGACGATATTGAAACTCCTGACGAGACAGATTCCCTCGAATTCCTGGGGAATGGGAATGAGCTGGAATGGGAAG ATGACACTCCTGTAGCCACAGCCAAGAACATGCCTGGGGACAGTGCAGACCTGTTCGGGGATGGCGGGACAGAAGATGGGAGTGCTACTAACGGACGGCTCTGGAGGACTGTCATCATCGGAGAGCAGGAGCACCGCATCGACCTCCAGATGATCAAACCCTACATGAGAGTGGTGACACACGGAG GATACTATGGAGAAGGTCTCAATGCCATCATTGTCTTCGCTGCCTGCTACCTCCCGGACAGTAACCTGGCTGATTATCACTACATCATGGAGAATCTCTTCTT ATACGTGATCAGTAGTCTGGAGCTGCTGGTGGCTGAGGACTATATGATCGTGTACCTAAATGGAGCAACGCCCCGGAGGAGGATGCCAGGCCTCGGCTGGCTGAAGAAATGCTATCAGATGATAGACAGAAG GCTGCGTAAGAACCTCAAAGCACTGATAATCGTGCATCCTTCATGGTTCATCCGGACAGTGCTGGCTATATCCAGACCCTTCATCAG TGTAAAGTTTATCAATAAGATCCAGTATGTTCACAGCCTGGAGGAACTGGAGCAACTTATCCCAATGGAGCACGTACAGATTCCAGACTGCGTCTTACA ATATGAAGAAGAGAGGATCAAGGCtagaaaagaaag GGCAGAAGAGAAACAAGACATGGCTGAGAAGGAAAG CAGGCCTGTGCCCCCAGCAGAGGATCAAGAAACCAG CATGTCATGA
- the ATCAY gene encoding caytaxin isoform X1: protein MGTTEATLRMENVDVKEEWQDEDFPRPLPEETGMESLGSPTEDENTSSPPNTLNFNGAHRKRKTLVAPEINISLDQSEGSILSDDFLDTPDDLDINVDDIETPDETDSLEFLGNGNELEWEDDTPVATAKNMPGDSADLFGDGGTEDGSATNGRLWRTVIIGEQEHRIDLQMIKPYMRVVTHGGYYGEGLNAIIVFAACYLPDSNLADYHYIMENLFLYVISSLELLVAEDYMIVYLNGATPRRRMPGLGWLKKCYQMIDRRLRKNLKALIIVHPSWFIRTVLAISRPFISVKFINKIQYVHSLEELEQLIPMEHVQIPDCVLQYEEERIKARKERAEEKQDMAEKESSLCRRFCDVTDLHLWQWIPDAVKLVTPWSWTRARGTRERSPDIQL, encoded by the exons ATGGGAACCACAGAAGCCACTTTGCGGATGGAAAATGTGGATGTGAAGGAGGAGTGGCAAGACGAGGACTTCCCCAG ACCTCTCCCAGAAGAGACGGGGATGGAGTCACTGGGCAGCCCTACAGAAGACGAGAATACGTCCT CTCCCCCAAATACGTTAAACTTTAATGGGGCGCATCGTAAGCGGAAGACACTTGTTGCACCTGAAATCAACATTTCCCTGGACCAGAGTGAAGGCTCCATTCTCTCCGATGACTTCCTGGACACACCAGATGACCTGGACATTAACGTGGACGATATTGAAACTCCTGACGAGACAGATTCCCTCGAATTCCTGGGGAATGGGAATGAGCTGGAATGGGAAG ATGACACTCCTGTAGCCACAGCCAAGAACATGCCTGGGGACAGTGCAGACCTGTTCGGGGATGGCGGGACAGAAGATGGGAGTGCTACTAACGGACGGCTCTGGAGGACTGTCATCATCGGAGAGCAGGAGCACCGCATCGACCTCCAGATGATCAAACCCTACATGAGAGTGGTGACACACGGAG GATACTATGGAGAAGGTCTCAATGCCATCATTGTCTTCGCTGCCTGCTACCTCCCGGACAGTAACCTGGCTGATTATCACTACATCATGGAGAATCTCTTCTT ATACGTGATCAGTAGTCTGGAGCTGCTGGTGGCTGAGGACTATATGATCGTGTACCTAAATGGAGCAACGCCCCGGAGGAGGATGCCAGGCCTCGGCTGGCTGAAGAAATGCTATCAGATGATAGACAGAAG GCTGCGTAAGAACCTCAAAGCACTGATAATCGTGCATCCTTCATGGTTCATCCGGACAGTGCTGGCTATATCCAGACCCTTCATCAG TGTAAAGTTTATCAATAAGATCCAGTATGTTCACAGCCTGGAGGAACTGGAGCAACTTATCCCAATGGAGCACGTACAGATTCCAGACTGCGTCTTACA ATATGAAGAAGAGAGGATCAAGGCtagaaaagaaag GGCAGAAGAGAAACAAGACATGGCTGAGAAGGAAAG CTCCCTGTGCCGTCGCTTTTGTGATGTTACTGACCTTCACCTATGGCAATGGATTCCTGATGCTGTAAAGCTAGTGACCCCATGGTCATGGACCAGAGCCAGAGGCACCAGGGAACGTTCTCCTGACATTCAGTTGTAG
- the ATCAY gene encoding caytaxin isoform X4, with protein sequence MESLGSPTEDENTSSPPNTLNFNGAHRKRKTLVAPEINISLDQSEGSILSDDFLDTPDDLDINVDDIETPDETDSLEFLGNGNELEWEDDTPVATAKNMPGDSADLFGDGGTEDGSATNGRLWRTVIIGEQEHRIDLQMIKPYMRVVTHGGYYGEGLNAIIVFAACYLPDSNLADYHYIMENLFLYVISSLELLVAEDYMIVYLNGATPRRRMPGLGWLKKCYQMIDRRLRKNLKALIIVHPSWFIRTVLAISRPFISVKFINKIQYVHSLEELEQLIPMEHVQIPDCVLQYEEERIKARKERAEEKQDMAEKESSLCRRFCDVTDLHLWQWIPDAVKLVTPWSWTRARGTRERSPDIQL encoded by the exons ATGGAGTCACTGGGCAGCCCTACAGAAGACGAGAATACGTCCT CTCCCCCAAATACGTTAAACTTTAATGGGGCGCATCGTAAGCGGAAGACACTTGTTGCACCTGAAATCAACATTTCCCTGGACCAGAGTGAAGGCTCCATTCTCTCCGATGACTTCCTGGACACACCAGATGACCTGGACATTAACGTGGACGATATTGAAACTCCTGACGAGACAGATTCCCTCGAATTCCTGGGGAATGGGAATGAGCTGGAATGGGAAG ATGACACTCCTGTAGCCACAGCCAAGAACATGCCTGGGGACAGTGCAGACCTGTTCGGGGATGGCGGGACAGAAGATGGGAGTGCTACTAACGGACGGCTCTGGAGGACTGTCATCATCGGAGAGCAGGAGCACCGCATCGACCTCCAGATGATCAAACCCTACATGAGAGTGGTGACACACGGAG GATACTATGGAGAAGGTCTCAATGCCATCATTGTCTTCGCTGCCTGCTACCTCCCGGACAGTAACCTGGCTGATTATCACTACATCATGGAGAATCTCTTCTT ATACGTGATCAGTAGTCTGGAGCTGCTGGTGGCTGAGGACTATATGATCGTGTACCTAAATGGAGCAACGCCCCGGAGGAGGATGCCAGGCCTCGGCTGGCTGAAGAAATGCTATCAGATGATAGACAGAAG GCTGCGTAAGAACCTCAAAGCACTGATAATCGTGCATCCTTCATGGTTCATCCGGACAGTGCTGGCTATATCCAGACCCTTCATCAG TGTAAAGTTTATCAATAAGATCCAGTATGTTCACAGCCTGGAGGAACTGGAGCAACTTATCCCAATGGAGCACGTACAGATTCCAGACTGCGTCTTACA ATATGAAGAAGAGAGGATCAAGGCtagaaaagaaag GGCAGAAGAGAAACAAGACATGGCTGAGAAGGAAAG CTCCCTGTGCCGTCGCTTTTGTGATGTTACTGACCTTCACCTATGGCAATGGATTCCTGATGCTGTAAAGCTAGTGACCCCATGGTCATGGACCAGAGCCAGAGGCACCAGGGAACGTTCTCCTGACATTCAGTTGTAG